The window CTTCTAAAGAAAATCAGGATCAAGTACTATGAATATTTCTTGAATCATCATCTTTTTTTATTGCTGTTTTTGTGCATTGATTTTTCATATACTCCACCTCAAGATATCCATATGTTCTAGTTTCTTGTTCACAGGGCTGTTATACTTCATTCAATACTTCCCCGGTAACTCAACCGAGCTTCTTTTCTCAACAAGGAAAGCAGTCGCCAAGATATTCCTCCGGAAATGTTTCCACTGCATATGGTAATTCCCCTTCAACTAGCCCTGTACTCTCCAGTAAAACACGAATTCGTTGGAATCAAGATCTTCACGAAAAGTTCATTGAGTGTGTAAATCGTCTTGGGGGTGCTGAAAGTAAGTAACTTGGTATAATTTTGTGCAATTTACTACGATCGAATACTTGATATGTTTCTTTATCTGTTGATCCATTGTAGAAGCAACACCGAAGGCAATACTGAAGATGATGTGTTTGGATGGATTAACCATCTTTCATGTTAAAAGTCACCTGCAGGTTTAAAGGAATCCATTAaaaatttcttgttttttttacttttctagaaGTATGATTTATTTTCCTCTCCCCTTTTTATTCTTCTTGTAGAAATATCGAATTGCGAAATATCTACCATACCCTGCCGAAGGTAAATATCAAATTGTTCAAATCATACATCCGTTCCTAGTGAATAAGACTTTTACTTCTTGTTACAAACTACAACTGCCTATAAAGTTTAATGATCAATTGGCGTGCTTATTTTAACTATAGTTTTGACCCGAGTACTTTTCTTGTGTTACAGGAAAATCTGAGAAAAGGACTACTTTGAATCTTGAACCCCATCTCGATGTGAAAAcgtaacattttatattactctGATTGTTATTCTGGTTTTTCAGTCTACCATTGCGAAATGAACACGCTTTTGGTTTTAGTTTTGGCATTCGCCTTGATATTTTCCTTTTATATCCTCCAGCTTCTTACAAACCTATGATGTGAACTTTTTGGCAGTGGCTTgcaaatcaaagaggcgctccaaCTGCAATTAGATGTTCAGCGGCGTCTTCACGAACAGTTGGAGGTATGCATTCATGAGATCCAAATCTGTGGTTTCTCaagttatatataaatgatctccaaatatttttggtaGCAGTAGAAAATCATTCTTAATACTCCAATCCTCATAACAAATTTCATTCAACTATTTCAAAATGCAGATTCAACGAAAGTTGCGGCTACGAATTGAAGAACAAGGAAAGCAGTTCAAGGAGATGTTTGATCTGCAACAACAAACAAGTAGTAGCTTGTTGAAGACTCAGAACGCGGACGTCACATGCCATGAAGCTGGCCCATCAAATAGTCTCGACGATACTGATCAGGTTTCAACTTCTGAAGGTTCTGGGAATACAAGTTTTCACTCCAAGATAAGTTAGCCCTGAAAAGAGAATTAGTCAGAATCAAGAACTTCAAATCAGACTAATGGTTGAGTAAGAAAGAAGGCAGAATGGGAAGATGATAAGAAGACTACAATCAATTGACTGGCACTCATACATTGATCATATTCCATTTAAGGGATATGATCCTATAGAATGACTATTGTCTCTTTTGTTTCATAAAGTTTGTATGGCAGTATTGTAACAATGGCTTACTGTTTCCAGGAAGTTCTCATGCTTTCATGTAATCATACTTGAAATTttgtaataataattttttttttttgtgcgaaATCGATTAGGACTATATTTGGACATAACGTTGAGCATTTTGGCGTGATTACTCAGTGTGATAATATTTTGAGAAATATACAAAAATGACtcattttcttaatcttgggacAGAAATAGGAATTTTCACACGCCATGAACAACAATAGGACAGAACTAGGATTTTTCCTACACATTGAAATGACTTAATTACCCTTATATATAAATGTGTTAATCCCTCCCACATTTTTTGATTTCTCTCTCTACTCGCTCTCTCATCTTCTCGGTTCATTCTCTCTCTGGATCTGTTATCTCCTCAGAGCCAAAATCCAAAGACCCAACAGCAGGCAGGCAATAATCTCATCAAAGGTTGgtgctttttaaatttttgagctattttatTTTCAGGCTAGATGTATTTACAGTTTGTttaggttaatatttgaacactGGACCTAGATAAAGGAAAGCCCAAGGATGTCAACTAAAAGGGGACTTGCCTGAAATCCAACACCAAGCCCAAAGGCAAAGTGAAGCCTTCACAGCCAAGATACAAGCCACGTGCTTAACATTGAAGTAACAAGTGATGAAGATTAAACTACTACCAGCCAAAGAACACTTTCTAGTGGCATTCTAAGTGAAagctgatgactcactacccttcagATGCTTTCGGGCAAGAGCTAAGTCATAACAGTCGGGCTAATTGGCCTATAAAAGGAAAAGAGGCCCTAGAGATAAAAACAccaaaccaatcaaacaaacaaacatacaaactctgctttcaagccagatttgcaacCATAAAGTTGTAATCAGTCCAGATCTCAGATTTTTTTAGCAAAAGTTGTAATCAGCCCCGATCTCAGTCCTTTTTCAGGATAATTCCCTACGAAAGCTATCTTTTGTCTAGGTTAAAAgctatgttatttcccttagtggtgtagtatcgattcccttatGTAAACTTGTTTACTATCTATCCctttttagcatataaaccTTGTAAATTCAAAGAGAAGTGATTGCAAGAAAGTTCAACTTTGACAGACAAGATGAAATCTTGCCCgaagctctttgtttgtttgctaAATTAATAGATCTATTGCTTAGTGCATTCTCTagcatgtattcaagttatttccatttgttttcctattttaagagtctcatttgcatctGGATCCGATTAGTTTAATGGATATGTTTTCATTAAAGGCAATCTAGGACCAAACAAATGACCTAAGGGGATCTGGACTCCTTTCATTCgaacatacaagactatgaactaaaagtccttgttcacaaggcaagaaaagaacttaatgtggacgTAACTCATCCACaaaaatcctttgataacaagaagtccaagtaacttggggcgcaagtaattgacttaaaacacagttgttctacatctgctatactgagatagtagtggcacgcctagcacttagttagttttgattgcgagcctcaaggcctacacctaaggccccgcAAATGcacctttcagaactaactttgtccTCTTCTTATAGCGCATCAACAAGTAAAAGCCCGACTACACATtcaaagtgccaatcccttaGGGAGCTGTGCTAAAGTCCGAGTATCCTTCTCTAGAGAAATCTTTGCCACCAACACAGTCCACCTCTCTCTATCTTTCCTCTATGAACAAATGGTATTTCATATTCCAAATTCTCACCCACTCACTCCACTCCACCAACTAATTGGTCCAATTTATTCAAATCATCCTATCAGGTAGAGGCAACCCTGCCCCCACACACCTCCTCCAATTTATTATGTTCATGCCGAAATGGGGAATtccctttttcattttcttttcttttttttttttttgggaaattttgaAGGCAAAAAATATGTTTTTGGGTCTCTTTATTTTTAGCCCTCATACTGAATTCAACATAGTTGTGTTTGAGATGAAAAAGGTGGActtttggagttgaagtgaTTGATTTGGTGTTTCTTAAAGGAGACCCAAATCCTTCAATTTTCCAAAAAAACTGCATACACTGTATACACACAATATGCACATGATATGCTTACAGATTTGAGATGAAATTAATTTCACTTCAATTTTATATGTGGATTTTTAATCCTTctatcttcttcctccttttgttTCCTCTCTCGATCGAAATTTGCAAGTACTAAAATAAGGTTTGGATTTGGCtgcaattaaaaaaaagtaataaagtTCAGTTGgcttttagagaagaaagaaatttgagggaaaaaagagaaatcagtggaaagaagaaaagagaagaatatGGATGAAATCATTTCAtgaactcattctctctctttgtATTAAGCTCACTTATACACTGTATGTATACAATAAGTACACGACATGCATATAATATGCACATGGTATGCTCACAAATCTGAGCTCAACCCAAAAACCTAGAGCTCACACTCTCTCTTGACTTCCTCGATTCCAAATCTGAAAAATGATGTAAAGTGATGCAATGAGATGAGAGTTTTTAGTACATATGTGGGTATTTAGTCATTTCGGTTTTATGCATGATGTGCATAACTACACATGGCCGGTTTGTCCTATTTTTGTCCCAAGATTAATGAAATGGGTGATTTTTTTCTATTTCCCTAAAAAA is drawn from Malus domestica chromosome 14, GDT2T_hap1 and contains these coding sequences:
- the LOC103454262 gene encoding myb family transcription factor PHL5 isoform X1: MNEKKTDCQEINQQSHELISECNFEVGNQSYQIFGQQQQQAWNNMGIWVQQPTMDHGVSLLQNLGPPDPKSPSSITSRFESLASTFYATERCMGGFPQYDSQVGNNPHFPSGQSYNESYSSMNSSEQTDLDFDIRNTLQSIVKTQPRSYQYHKSSEKFNQIPGSDLSGSKLFAHQSNKLHGDHKTTTIRRPSLSLPSKENQDQGCYTSFNTSPVTQPSFFSQQGKQSPRYSSGNVSTAYGNSPSTSPVLSSKTRIRWNQDLHEKFIECVNRLGGAEKATPKAILKMMCLDGLTIFHVKSHLQKYRIAKYLPYPAEGKSEKRTTLNLEPHLDVKTGLQIKEALQLQLDVQRRLHEQLEIQRKLRLRIEEQGKQFKEMFDLQQQTSSSLLKTQNADVTCHEAGPSNSLDDTDQVSTSEGSGNTSFHSKIS
- the LOC103454262 gene encoding myb family transcription factor PHL5 isoform X3 — translated: MNEKKTDCQEINQQSHELISQSYNESYSSMNSSEQTDLDFDIRNTLQSIVKTQPRSYQYHKSSEKFNQIPGSDLSGSKLFAHQSNKLHGDHKTTTIRRPSLSLPSKENQDQGCYTSFNTSPVTQPSFFSQQGKQSPRYSSGNVSTAYGNSPSTSPVLSSKTRIRWNQDLHEKFIECVNRLGGAEKATPKAILKMMCLDGLTIFHVKSHLQKYRIAKYLPYPAEGKSEKRTTLNLEPHLDVKTGLQIKEALQLQLDVQRRLHEQLEIQRKLRLRIEEQGKQFKEMFDLQQQTSSSLLKTQNADVTCHEAGPSNSLDDTDQVSTSEGSGNTSFHSKIS
- the LOC103454262 gene encoding myb family transcription factor PHL5 isoform X2, which translates into the protein MNEKKTDCQEINQQSHELISECNFEVGNQSYQIFGQQQQQAWNNMGIWVQQPTMDHGVSLLQNLGPPDPKSPSSITSRFESLASTFYATERCMGGFPQYDSQVGNNPHFPSGQSYNESYSSMNSSEQTDLDFDIRNTLQSIVKTQPRSYQYHKSSEKFNQIPGSDLSGSKLFAHQSNKLHGDHKTTTIRRPSLSLPSKENQDQGCYTSFNTSPVTQPSFFSQQGKQSPRYSSGNVSTAYEATPKAILKMMCLDGLTIFHVKSHLQKYRIAKYLPYPAEGKSEKRTTLNLEPHLDVKTGLQIKEALQLQLDVQRRLHEQLEIQRKLRLRIEEQGKQFKEMFDLQQQTSSSLLKTQNADVTCHEAGPSNSLDDTDQVSTSEGSGNTSFHSKIS